Within bacterium, the genomic segment GCCCGGTACGACGGGCATGGTGTCCAGGTGATCACGGTCAACGCCGACAACCAGGATATGGGTCCGGAAGATGAGATCAGGATCCGGGATTACCTCGCCGGGAACAGCCTCTCCCTCCCGGTCATCATGGATGCCCGGCTCGAGCTGTTTAACGAGATCGGGGTCGTCGTTTTTCCCACCACCATGTTCTTCAAGCCGGACGGGACCCTGGACTACAGGTATCCAGGTTTCCCTTCCAGCGCGGAACTGGATCTCCAGGAGGAACTGGAGAGCAGGCTTGGGATAGCAAAGGAACCAGCCGAGGAAGGTGATATTGATCGCGGCAAACTGGCCTACCAGCCGAAAAACAACGCTCTTCTCTTTTACAGCATGGGCAGACGGGTCCATGAGAAAGGGTTCCCCGAAAAAGCCAGGGCCAAATATGTAGAGGCACTGCAGAAGGATCCCGAGTACGCTGATCCGCTCCGCGCTCTCGAGGGTCTTTTCTTTGCCGATGGAAGGACGCCCGAAGCCCAAGAGCAGCTCCGGAGCTTCCTGACGGCAAGCGGTCTTGAAGGGGTCATTGAAAAGATCAGCCAGGGGGAGACCGGGCAAAAGGCAGCCCCGGCGTACACCTCCGATGCGCCGGCGAAGGCTGAGACTGAAAAAGAGATCAGTCCCATGGAGCGTATGAGGCTGCTGATGGAGGGTAAAGAGTAGACAGTTCACAGTTTACTGTAGACAGTTAAGTACTGTTCACCGTGAACCGTATACTGTAAACTTCTCCCATGGTTATCGCCGAGATCAGCGTTGTGCCCCTGGGCACGGGAACTCCGAGCCTGAGCCGCTACGTGGCCGGGTGCGTCGAGGTTCTCCAGGAAACCGGTATCCGATACACCCTTACCCCAATGGGAACCATCCTGGAGGGCACCCTGGAGGAGGTTCTCGAGGTGGTGAGGCTCCTGCACCGTGTTCCTTTCAACAAGGGTGTCGAGCGGGTGTCGACACGCCTTGTCATCGACGAGCGAAGGGATAAGGATGCCTCTGCGGGCGATAAAGTAAGATCTGTCGAGAGCCGTCTGGCCAGTAAAAAGAAATGATCCCGGGAGCCTGTCGGGGCATCCCTGGCATCACGCCATCCGTCTTCACAGCGTATCGAGGTATTCCGGCACGCTGTCTTGACTTGCACCTATGACGGTGCTATCACGTGGTTTCCGTAACACCGGCAGGTGAACAACGGAAACCACGTTGCGCGATTAGCTCAGATGGATAGAGCGTTGCCCTCCGGAGGCAAAGGCCGCAGGTTCGAATCCTGCATCGCGCGCCATGCAAAAAAGGAAGCCGTCCTTCATGGGCGGCTTTCTTTTTTGCACTGATATCTGCGATACAGGGTGAGAACCTGATGACCGTAGGTCAAGACATCCTGGCGTCAGGCAGCATCAGCGCCGCCGGGGAACTTGACGGCCGGCACCGATATCGTAGGGACCCGGATCCTCTTGAGGACCTTGTGGGCCACGTCCCCCATGAAGGTGTGTTCCGTCAGCCCCTTGCCGTGGGTCCCGATGATCAGCATGTCGGCATGGTCAGAAAGCGCGAAGGTGCACAGAATAGTCGGTTTATCCGATTAATGCGTACCTGAGTGGTGTCACTTAAAGGCCCGGAAGAGCATTAACCACGGAGGCATCCCTCGACAAGCTCCTTTCGATCACGCCTGTGGCGTGACTAAGGCAGGCAGGGCAGGCGGAGGACACGGAGAGGGACACAAATCATGGGATAACCTGCTCCGTCATTCCGGGCAGAGCGAGGCGATGACCCGGAATCCAGCAACGCTTGTCTTCGCGAGCTGACACCTGGGCGAAGCGATCTCGGTTCCTGTAAAGGCGGCGAGAGCGGATTAACAGCAGCTCAGCCATTCTCAGGCTGAACCACCCTTCCCCTCGGCAGGCTCCGTTCGACTAGGCTCACGCCAAGCGGGACAGGCGGCAAGCTCTGGGCAGGCAGGGTAACACAGGAAACCTTTGAGCCCTGAGATCTGAGATTTGAGATCTGAGATTCGGGTACTGAGATCTGAGATTCCAATCCTGAGTCACGCCGCGGGCGTGATCGAAGGGTGAAAAAATTCCCTCGCTCCCTTGCCCCGGGCTCTCCATCTCCTGTGGAATCCGTTTGTCTGCTCGGGGGAGGGCA encodes:
- a CDS encoding MTH1187 family thiamine-binding protein, which produces MVIAEISVVPLGTGTPSLSRYVAGCVEVLQETGIRYTLTPMGTILEGTLEEVLEVVRLLHRVPFNKGVERVSTRLVIDERRDKDASAGDKVRSVESRLASKKK
- a CDS encoding universal stress protein; the protein is MCTFALSDHADMLIIGTHGKGLTEHTFMGDVAHKVLKRIRVPTISVPAVKFPGGADAA
- a CDS encoding redoxin domain-containing protein, coding for MKKSTLFIAVVIISTLAVPAIGQPERGIEVGQGIGPREMRTIEREKINVPDPEGLTVVVFWATWSPRSAKALELWQRFGARYDGHGVQVITVNADNQDMGPEDEIRIRDYLAGNSLSLPVIMDARLELFNEIGVVVFPTTMFFKPDGTLDYRYPGFPSSAELDLQEELESRLGIAKEPAEEGDIDRGKLAYQPKNNALLFYSMGRRVHEKGFPEKARAKYVEALQKDPEYADPLRALEGLFFADGRTPEAQEQLRSFLTASGLEGVIEKISQGETGQKAAPAYTSDAPAKAETEKEISPMERMRLLMEGKE